The following proteins come from a genomic window of Musa acuminata AAA Group cultivar baxijiao chromosome BXJ1-7, Cavendish_Baxijiao_AAA, whole genome shotgun sequence:
- the LOC103993049 gene encoding coatomer subunit gamma-2-like: MMARPYVVKKDDDHDDEAEYSPFLGIEKGTVLQEARVFNDPQLDARRCAQVITKLLYLLNQGEAFTKVEATEVFFAVTKLFQSKDTTLRRMVYLIIKELSPSADEVIIVTSSLMKDMNSKIDMYRANAIRVLSKITDGTLLTQIERYLKQAIVDKNPVVASAALVSGIHLLQTNPEIVKRWSNEVQEGVQSRAALVQFHALALLHQIRQNDRLAVSKLVTSLTRGSVRSPLAQCLLIRYTSQVIHESSMNSQTGERPFFDYLESCLRHKAELVIFEAARAITELSSVTSRELSPAITVLQLFLSSSKPILRFAAVRTLNKVAMTHPLSVTSCNIDMESLISDQNRSIATLAITTLLKTGNESSVDRLMKQITNFMSDIADEFKIVVVEAIRSLCLKFPLKYRSLMNFLSNILREEGGFEYKKAIVDSIVILIRDIPDAKESGLFHLCEFIEDCEFAYLSTQILHFIGNEGPKTSDPSKYIRYIYNRVILENATVRASAVSTLAKFGAMVDSLKPRILVLLRRCQFDIDDEVRDRATLYLDTLGGDASVGETEKYVKDFLFGSLDVPLVNLEKSLRSYEASDMPFDIYSVPKEIKSQPLAEKKAPGRKPTGLGGPPCAPVSAVDAYEKLLSLIPEFSSFGKLFKSSTPVELSEAETEYAVNVVKHIYDGHVVFQYNCTNTIPEQLLENVTVFVDASEAEDFSEVASKPLRSLPYDSPGQTFVAFEKPYGLPATGRFSNLLKFFVKEVDPATVEAEEEGVEDEYQLEDLEIVPADYMLRVGISNFKNAWESMAPDNERVDEYGLGARESLAEAVCAVINILGMQPCEGTEVVPSNSRSHACLLSGIFIGNVKVLVRLSFGVDESKQVAMKLAVRSEDPNISERIHEIVAEA, encoded by the exons ATGATGGCTCGGCCCTACGTCGTGAAGAAGGACGACGATCATGACGATGAAG CGGAGTACTCTCCATTTCTAGGGATAGAGAAGGGCACAGTTCTCCAGGAGGCCAGAGTTTTCAATGACCCCCAACTTGATGCCAGGAGATGCGCTCAG GTTATAACAAAACTCCTATATTTGCTTAATCAAGGGGAAGCTTTTACAAAG GTGGAGGCCACAGAAGTTTTCTTTGCTGTAACAAAATTATTCCAGTCCAAGGATACAACACTAAGGAGAATGGTTTATTTGATAATTAAAGAGCTTTCACCCTCCGCTGACGAG GTCATTATCGTCACAAGTTCTTTGATGAAAGATATGAATAGTAAGATTGACATGTATAGGGCCAATGCAATTCGTGTTCTTAGTAAAATTACTGATGGTACTCTTCTTACGCAAATTGAAAGATATTTGAAGCAAGCAATTGTTGACAAAAACCCTGTTGTTGCCAGCGCTGCACTTGTCAGTGGCATTCACTTACTGCAG ACAAATCCAGAAATAGTTAAAAGATGGAGCAATGAGGTACAAGAAGGTGTTCAGTCCAGGGCTGCTCTTGTTCAATTTCATGCACTTGCTCTTCTTCACCAG ATAAGACAAAATGACCGCTTGGCTGTAAGCAAGCTTGTTACTAGCTTGACAAGAGGATCAGTTCGATCACCTTTAGCCCAGTGCCTTCTAATAAGATACACAAGCCAG GTAATTCATGAGTCGAGCATGAACTCACAAACAGGAGAGCGTCCGTTTTTTGATTACCTTGAATCCTGTCTGCGACATAAAGCAGAATTGGTCATCTTTGAAGCTGCAAGAGCAATTACAGAGCTGAGTAGCGTGACCAGTCGAGAGTTGTCACCTGCAATCACTGTTCTACAGTTATTTCTTAGTTCATCCAAGCCAATTCTTCGTTTTGCAGCTGTTCGAACTTTAAATAAG GTTGCTATGACACATCCTTTGTCAGTTACAAGTTGCAATATCGATATGGAAAGCTTAATCTCAGACCAAAACAGGAGCATTGCTACTCTTGCTATTACTACACTACTTAAAACAGGCAACGAATCAAGTGTGGATCGCTTGATGAAACAAATAACCAATTTTATGTCAGATATTGCTGACGAGTTCAAGATTGTTGTTGTGGAAGCTATACGATCCTTGTGCTTGAAGTTCCCTCTCAAGTACCGGTCATT GATGAATTTCTTAAGcaacattcttagagaagaagggGGCTTCGAATACAAGAAAGCAATTGTTGATTCAATTGTCATCCTTATAAGAGATATACCAGATGCTAAAGAAAGTGGTTTATTTCACCTCTGTGAATTTATAGAGGATTGTGAATTCGCCTATCTTTCTACTCAG ATACTTCACTTCATTGGAAATGAAGGGCCAAAGACTTCAGACCCCAGTAAATATATTCGTTATATCTACAATCGCGTTATACTAGAAAATGCAACAGTTCGAGCTAGTGCTGTAAGTACCTTGGCAAAGTTTGGAGCCATGGTCGATTCCTTGAAG CCTCGTATACTTGTCCTGCTCAGACGCTGCCAGTTTGATATTGATGATGAG GTTCGGGACCGTGCAACACTTTATCTAGACACTCTTGGAGGTGATGCTTCAGTTGGTGAAACTGAAAAATATGTAAAAGACTTTCTTTTCGGTTCATTAGATGTGCCACTTGTCAACTTGGAGAAAAGCTTGCGAAGCTAT GAGGCTTCAGACATGCCTTTTGACATTTATTCTGTACCAAAGGAAATTAAGTCACAGCCTCTTGCCGAGAAAAAGGCTCCTGGTAGAAAGCCTACTGGTTTAGGAGGTCCTCCTTGTGCACCTGTTTCAGCTGTTGATGCATATGAAAAGTTGCTTTCATTGATTCCTGAATTTTCCAGCTTTGGAAAACTCTTTAAG TCATCTACACCTGTGGAGTTGTCAGAAGCTGAAACCGAATATGCAGTTAATGTAGTTAAGCACATCTATGATGGGCACGTTGTATTTCAGTACAACTGCACAAATACCATACCAGAACAGCTTCTTGAAAAT GTTACTGTTTTTGTTGATGCTTCTGAAGCTGAGGATTTTTCTGAGGTTGCATCAAAGCCTTTGAGATCCTTACCTTATGATTCACCAGGACAGACTTTTGTGGCTTTTGAAAAGCCATATGGTCTTCCCGCTACTGGAAGATTTTCAAACTTGTTGAAGTTCTTTGTTAAAGAG GTTGATCCAGCCACAGTGGAGGCAGAGGAAGAAGGGGTTGAAGATGAATACCAGCTAGAAGATCTTGAAATTGTCCCAGCTGATTACATGCTGAGGGTTGGAATCTCCAATTTCAAAAATGCTTGGGAAAGTATGGCCCCAGACAATGAGAGGGTCGATGAGTATGGGCTTGGTGCTAGGGAGAGCTTGGCAGAAGCTGTGTGTGCTGTCATAAACATTCTAGGCATGCAGCCTTGTGAG GGTACTGAGGTGGTGCCGAGCAATTCGAGGTCACATGCTTGCTTGTTGTCGGGAATATTCATCGGTAATGTGAAGGTGCTAGTCAGATTGTCATTCGGAGTCGATGAGTCTAAGCAGGTTGCCATGAAACTTGCAGTTAGATCCGAAGACCCAAACATCAGTGAGAGAATTCATGAAATCGTTGCTGAAGCCTAA
- the LOC135679621 gene encoding glucan endo-1,3-beta-glucosidase 7-like, producing the protein MAKRRLLLLLALFLVFSSAKSQSFIGVNYGQVADNLPPPSETVSLLQSTTISKFRLYGADPAVIQSLAGTNISLVLGVSNSDIASLASDPVAASNWVAANVLPYAPASSISVVSVGNEALNSGDSSLASNLLPAMQNLRSALSASAAASGVKVSTVHTMAVLSQSDPPSSGAFHPDIAADLTGILGFLRDTGSPFMINPYPFFAYRSDPRPETLAFCLFQPNSGRLDAGSKLTYTNMFDAQVDAVRSALDALGFPEVEIVVAETGWPYQGDPDEVGASVDNAKAFNGNLVAHLRSLVGTPLMPGRSVDTYIFALYDEDLKPGPASERSFGLYRADQTMNYDAGLAKSTSSSSPITAPASTSTDAGPPPAGVTGLTQPAGWCEPGATLQGSADGRPTQAGAQCYIPNAVRSRTALGACRLFLYVTLALLLT; encoded by the exons ATGGCGAAACGGCGTCTTCTCCTCCTTCTTGCTCTCTTCCTCGTCTTCTCCTCTGCAA AGTCGCAGTCGTTCATCGGGGTGAACTACGGGCAGGTGGCGGACAACCTGCCGCCGCCATCGGAGACCGTGAGCCTGCTGCAATCGACCACCATTTCGAAGTTCCGACTCTACGGCGCCGACCCAGCCGTCATCCAGTCCCTCGCCGGCACTAACATCTCCCTCGTCCTCGGCGTCTCCAACTCCGACATCGCCTCCCTCGCCTCCGACCCCGTCGCCGCCTCTAATTGGGTCGCCGCTAATGTCCTCCCCTATGCTCCCGCCTCCTCCATCTCCGTCGTCTCCGTCGGCAACGAGGCCCTCAACTCGGGTGACTCCTCCCTCGCGTCCAATCTCCTTCCCGCTATGCAGAACCTCCGCTCCGCGCTTTCCGCCTCCGCGGCCGCCTCCGGTGTCAAGGTCTCCACCGTCCACACCATGGCCGTGCTGTCCCAGTCGGACCCTCCCTCCTCGGGCGCCTTCCACCCGGACATCGCAGCCGACCTCACGGGGATTCTCGGGTTCCTGCGCGACACCGGGTCGCCCTTCATGATCAATCCCTACCCCTTCTTCGCCTACCGCAGCGACCCGCGGCCGGAGACGCTGGCCTTCTGTCTCTTCCAGCCCAACTCGGGCCGGCTCGACGCGGGTTCGAAGCTCACGTACACCAACATGTTCGACGCGCAGGTGGACGCCGTGCGGTCGGCGCTCGACGCGCTAGGGTTCCCGGAAGTGGAGATCGTGGTGGCGGAGACGGGGTGGCCGTACCAGGGGGACCCGGACGAGGTGGGTGCCTCGGTGGACAACGCCAAGGCCTTCAACGGGAACCTGGTGGCCCACCTGCGGTCACTGGTGGGGACGCCGCTCATGCCCGGGCGGTCGGTGGACACGTACATCTTCGCGCTCTACGACGAGGACCTCAAGCCCGGCCCTGCCTCGGAGCGCTCCTTCGGCCTCTACCGCGCCGACCAGACCATGAACTACGACGCCGGCCTCGCCAAGTCCACCTCGAGCTCCAGCCCGATCACGGCGCCG GCGAGCACGTCGACGGATGCAGGGCCACCGCCTGCAGGGGTGACGGGGTTGACTCAGCCGGCGGGGTGGTGCGAGCCGGGGGCGACGCTGCAGGGGAGCGCAGACGGCCGGCCGACCCAGGCGGGGGCGCAGTGCTACATCCCCAACGCCGTCCGATCGCGTACGGCCTTGGGGGCGTGTCGCCTCTTCTTGTACGTGACGCTGGCGCTGCTGCTAACGTAG